AAAGTGAAACTTCTGACATGTTGCATCCTTACTCGTTCTTCTTGTTTGTACTCCATGCTCTTCTCCCCTGCAGTTAAGTGAAGAGGTGGCCATGGAGAATCAAACCACACCAACTGAATTCATCCTCTCAGGATTTTCCAAACTCTGGGGCTTGCGTTTCCTCCTCTCGGGCGTCATCTCCATCATCTACATCTTCACCCTGCTGGGGAACATgctcatcctcctcctttccttggTACAGCCGTGTCTCCGAACTCCCATGTATCTCTTCCTGGGGAACCTCTCCCTCCTAGACATCTgccagaccaccaccaccatcccccaGATGCTGCAGCACCTtctctcaggcagcagcagcatctcctatGCAAGCTGCATGGCACAGCTCTACTTCTTCCTCTTAtttgtgggggcagagggcattCTTCTGGCCACCATGGCATATGACCGCTATGTAGCCATATGCAACCCACTGCACTACACAGTGCTCATAAGTAACAAGCTTTGTTCCACACTAGTGGCTGCCTCTTGGCTCATTGGCTGTCTCAATGCAGCTGTTCACACAGTCCTCACAATCCACCTGTCCTTCTGTGGTGTCAACAGACTCAGCTACTTCTACTGTGATATCCCACCCCTGCTGGCTGTGTCCTGCAGAGACATCTCCCTCAATGTCACCATGACAGTGGTCTCCAGCCTCTTCTTGGGCTGGGGTCCTTCCTTGTGCATCATCCTTTCATACGTGCACATTATGTTCAGGATACTGAAGATGCAATCATcccaagggaggagaaaggccTTCTCTACCTGTGCATCTCACCTCATGGTAGTCCTGCTCTACTACGGCAGCTGCATCTTCACCTACACCAGACCCATCTCCAACTACTCTCTGGACAAGGACAGGCTGATCTCCCTGCTGTACAGTCTCATCACCCCTATGTTAAATCCAATCATCTACACCCTGAGGAACAAGGATGTGAAGGGGGCTATGAAAAAGGTCTTTGATAGGAAAATGTTTTTCT
This portion of the Chelonia mydas isolate rCheMyd1 chromosome 13, rCheMyd1.pri.v2, whole genome shotgun sequence genome encodes:
- the LOC102948082 gene encoding olfactory receptor 5V1, producing MENQTTPTEFILSGFSKLWGLRFLLSGVISIIYIFTLLGNMLILLLSLVQPCLRTPMYLFLGNLSLLDICQTTTTIPQMLQHLLSGSSSISYASCMAQLYFFLLFVGAEGILLATMAYDRYVAICNPLHYTVLISNKLCSTLVAASWLIGCLNAAVHTVLTIHLSFCGVNRLSYFYCDIPPLLAVSCRDISLNVTMTVVSSLFLGWGPSLCIILSYVHIMFRILKMQSSQGRRKAFSTCASHLMVVLLYYGSCIFTYTRPISNYSLDKDRLISLLYSLITPMLNPIIYTLRNKDVKGAMKKVFDRKMFF